The region TTGGAGCCAGGTAAGACTGCTATAAGAGAACGATATCCATAAATATAATCAGTGGTAGATAAGATGTTTGTCACAACAAAATAAGTTGAGCTGATGCCATATTTCATAATTTCAATCCTTAATTCAATGAATGTAAATAGTAATGGTTTTTATTTACATTCGTGTTAGATCTTTGTTAGAGTTCGCAACCTAATTTAGCTTGTTCTAACAAAAGGATTGTTTACAACATGAAATCTCGCCATCAAACATCATTATTATTAGGTGCTAAAGCGGTTGCTACCGCACTGGTTTTTAGTAGTGCGCCTCTGCATGCGGCTGATGAAAAAAATGAAGTCTGTGATAAAGAAAGCGGCGTTGAATGCCAATCTGCAACCTCAAAAGAAGCCATCGAACGCATTCAAATTCATGGTGTGAAAAGTTCTGTCTATTTCTATGACACTTCAGGTGATAAACGCCGCGTTGCGGATCTGGTTGATACGCCACAAATGATCACGGTACTGACTCAAGATCAAATTCAAGAATCTGGCTTAACCGATTTAAAAGATATTTTATCTACTCAAGCGGGTGTGACCTTGGGAACGGGCGAAAACGGCAATGCTTTTGGCGATCGTTATATTATTCGTGGTCACGAAGCCCGCAGTGATGTGTTTGTTGATGGTTTGCGCGATCCGGGTATGACCACCCGTGAAAGTTTTGCCACCGAACAAGTTGAAATTACTAAAGGCCCAAGTTCAACCTTTGCTGGACGCGGTTCATCAGGTGGTGCAGTGAACAGTGTCACCAAAAAAGCCTCGACTGCTTATAACTTTGGTCGTGTTGATGCTGCTGTGGGCACCGATGACCATACCCGTTTTACGGTTGATTATAACGTGCCGTTAACTGAAGAGGTCGCGCTACGAATTAACGGCCTGATTGCCGATGAAGATAAGCCGGGTCGTGAAGGCATTAGCTCAGAAAGAAATGGCGCCCAGTTATCACTGGTGTATGAAGCGACAGATGACTTGTCATTTATCGCCGATGGTTACTACATGAAAGCCGATGATGTGGCTGATTTAGGTAGCTACTTTGACCAAGATACTCGCAAGCCTATCGAAGATATTCCAGTTTATGCTCAAGATTCTGACTTTCTCAGCTCTGATGTCAGCACGTTTACCTTGCGCACAGAATATGAGATTTCAGATAGTTTAAGTTTTTATAATGCCACCCGTATTGGTCGCACTGAAAATGGCTACATTACCACGGGTATGAGTGGCACTAACCGTGCTGCGAGTGATCTTGACGCGCCGGGGGCTGAAACCTTAACTATTAGCACCCATCAAGGACGCCAAGATGTTGAATACTGGAGTACTCAGTTCAACTTATTCTGGAATACCGATATTTTAGGTATGGAGAATAAGTGGGTATTTGGACTCGAATATACCGATGAATCAGTGGATAACGGCGTTTATGATATCGTCAATAATAACGCCACTAACTGTATTGTCGATGGCCGCCGAGGCGAGTCTGGTGCTTATTGTATTGTTGATGGTAATGGCGATGAAGTTGATAATATCGATCAACTGATGGGCCGTACTTATTCAAAAGGGGCATCTGATGCGATATATAATATCGAAACCATCTCGGCTTACTTCATGGATACCGTGGCAATCACCGAAGAGGTAGAACTCTTTTTCGGCTTCAGACAAGATAGCTTTGATTACACCAATGACACTTCAAGTAGCCGTAATGGTGATATTTTATATGACTATTCCGACAGCATGTATAACGGCCATGTTGGCTTAGTGTATAGCCTGACAGAAGCAGGCAATATATACGCCAGCTACAGCACGGCGACTAACATCAATGGCGGTGAGTCAGACCTTGGCGCAAGTTGTGGTTATGGTGGACTTTGTGGCACACCTGAGCAAGTACTGGCAGCGGATCCTGAATTGGTTGAGAATATTGAGCTTGGTACTAAATGGATGCTGTTTGACGATAGCGTGATGTTTTCTGCCTCGATATTCCAAATCACTAAAGATGATGTAATGGAAAGTGTCGGTGATAGCTATTCAACCTTAGGTAGCCTCAATACCGGTAAAAACCGTGTCGAAGGGATTGAAATTGGCATGGTGGGTAATATCACTGAGGCGTTAAGTATTCAATTATCGGCGTCGTTAATGGACTCTGAAATACTCGAATCATTTAATGAAGACTACATAGGTAAAAAACTGAGTAACTTTGCTGACGAAAGTGCCTATTTACAACTACGTTACGAAATTAATGACATGTTCGTCATTGGTGGTGGTTACACTTATCAAGGTAAAATGTACGGTGGACAACCTGATACTGCAGCCGGATATGATACTGAAAATAGCCGTTACAGCATAGAAGTACCCGCTTACCAAGTGGTGAGTTTATTCGCGAATTACAATGCTACAGAGGACTTAACCTTCCGCGTTAATGTTGGCAATGTATTAGATGAAGAGTACTGGACTGCAGCATATCGTTCAGGGTCATTTATGTACCTGGGTGATGCAAGAAATGCTAATTTAACCGCGACATATGAATTTTAAATAAAGGTATCGTAATGATTGTTATTGAGAAAATATTGACTGCTGAAGAAGTGAGTTTATTCAGACAGCAATTAGCTGATGCACCATGGCTAGATGGTAAACAAACCGCCATGGGCATGGCGGCGTCAGTAAAAAATAACACTCAAGCCGATGCTAATCAAGATGTGGTTCGCCAACTAGCTAATCAGCTGTTGGCGCAAATTGGTCATAACCCCAAGGTCGTTTCGGCGGCCTTACCCCATAAAATTTTTCCGCCTTGCTTCAATCGTTATTCAGAGACTGAAGAATATGGTTTTCATGTTGATGCTGCAGTTATGAGGGTGCCAGGCACCGCTGATGTGATCCGCAGTGATATGTCGATGACTACTTTTTTAAGTGAGCCTGATGAATATGACGGTGGGGAATTGATCATCTCGACAGAATTTGGCGATCAACAAATAAAATTACCAGCGGGTTACAGCGTATTGTACCCATCTAGTAGCTTACATAAGGTCACTGCGGTGACGCGTGGTGAGCGAATTGCTGCGATAACATGGATGCAAAGCATGGTGGCTGATGGGAGTTTACGACAGAATTTGTATCAGCTTGATCAAAGTATTCAGTCATTGATCAATCAAGGTAAGACTGATCGTGAAGAGCTCAATAAACTTCATAACGTTTATCATAATTTGATCCGACAATTTACCCAGCTGTAATATGGATTGTTTAAGATTTTGCTGCTGCGAGTCGTAAAAGTGATTCTCTGCAGTTCGCAACATTAGTGAGTTACTTCAGTTAGTTACTTCAGTTAGTTACTTCAGTTAGTTACTTCAGTTAATAACAGTCGATCGAGAGTATGTCTTAGAGGATATTGCAGTAGACATTAAAATAAATGGCCAGTTCTTAGCTAATAAATCCTGGCCATTTAGCTTAATCTTTTACGCCACAGATTCGTTTTTGTGGGCTTGTAATTGATGGAATAAATCATCTTTCATATTGGCGCGATTTACTTTCAGCTGATGCATATGTTCGTCATCAGTAGGACTGCCTGCTACTTCTAACTGACGAATTTCATAATCCAATAAATGATACTGCTTCGATAGATTTTTGAAAGCTTCGTCTTTGTGTGTCAAATCTACAATGTCTTGTTTAAATTCTGGGAAGTCGAAAATAAGTGCGTGATTCTCATTTAGCATAGATAACCCTCAATGGATGAACTGAAATTTATTAAGATTCATTATTTTGAAACTATAATCACTATAGCATTATGATCTTTGACTATGGGCGAGCTTTCAAATAATTTTTTGATCAACTTAACAAAAATATCTCTTTAGTTGAGTGGTAATGTTGAGATAATCATCAGCTAGTGGCTAATTCGCCTGAGGTAGACATTCGAAGGCTTTAGTGACACATATTATTACGCACATATCGTATGGTATTAGTAGCCGACAAGGTTAAGTATCCAGCCCATTAGTGTAAACGACGCTAGTAATATGGAGAATAATAGTGCTAACAATTTCCATTGCATCACTTGTTTTAGCATTACAAACTCAGGAAAACTGGCTGCTACAGTGCTCATGCAAAATGCCAACGTTGTGCCTAATGGTACACCTTGCAATAGTAAACTTTCTAACACCGGGATTACGCCTGTGGCATTAGCATAAAGTGGGATCCCCATTAAAACGGCTAGTGGTACAGTCCACCATTGACCGTCACCTAAATTAGCTTCTAGCCAGCCTGCAGGAACAAATCCATGAAGAGCGGCCCCTAATCCAACACCAATAATGACCCACTTCCACACTCGGCTAAAAATTTCACTTGTTTCAGATTTAGCAAATTGATGTCGTTGTTGCCAAGTTATGCTTGTTGACTGCGATTGTTTAGCTAAGGTCTCACGAGGAGAGTGCTGTTGACCCATTGCGTAAGCTTTTGCTGCTAATGGCTGAAGCCAACGTTCAGCTTTTAAAAGATCAAGTAATGCGCCACCTAACATACCGATAGTGACGCCCGTTAATAAATATAGCAGGGTGACTTTTAACCCCAGTAGGCTAAATAACAATAAAATGGCGACTTCATTAATGAGTGGAGAAGTCAGTAAAAAAGCCATGGTGATGCCGATAGGGATCCCCGCAGAGGTAAAGCCTAGAAATACCGGAATACTTGAGCAAGAGCAAAAAGGAGTGATAGCACCAAAACCCGCACCTAAACCGTAGCCGATGATTTTAGGTTTTCCTGCCAAATACTGTCGTACTCGTTCGACATTTAATGATGCACGCAAAAAGCCAATTACGTAAATCATCACAATAAGTAATGCAAAAATCTTGCTGGTGTCTTCAACAAAAAAGTGAACGGCTTGGCCGAGTTGTGTTTGGTTTGATAGCCTTAATAAATCATAAACTAGCCAATCGGCAAATACAGAGAACCAAATTAACATTGGTTTACCTCACTAGTAATAAGGATGATTTTTAAATAGTCATAAGCCTTATATCTCGCTATTAAAAACCAGTTAATTGGACCTCTTTGAATCGCAAGTTGTTAGTTATTTCAGTTACATTAAGCCTTACTGGCTTGGTTCAATAGTTGTTTAATTTCAGCATGAGAGGGAACCGCGCCCGCTGCGACCACATTACCGTCTATGGCAATTGCTGGGGTTGACATCACACCGTATTCAAGAATTATTGCCATGTCAGTGACTTTTTCAATCGTAAATTCCATTGATAGCTCATGAGCCACTTGTTCAACATCTGCGGCCAAATTAGAGCATTTTTTACAACCGCTACCCAATATTTCAATTTTCATGTTATTCCCTACTTGAGGTTTCAGAGGATGGTTTAACTAAAGCTGCATGGGCGAGAGCATTTTTTTCTAATACTGTTTCGACACAGCTAAACATGTTCAACAGACAGGGTGTCTCTAAGCTATAAAAAACCTGCTTACCTTCGCGACGATTGCTAATAATCCCTACTTGTTTCAATACTGATAAGTGTTTAGACACCGTTGAAATATCGGCATTAACGCCACGAGTGAGCTCAAGGACGCTAAGATCTTGTTGCTGTAATTGTTCTAGCAACCATAATCGCGTTGGATGGGCTAATGCTTTTAGAATTGTAGAACGGGCATTTAGCCTATTTAGATCTGGCTCTGTCATTAGTTTCCTATCTAGCTTGTCATGTCATCCATGCTATATGTCTATTGATAGTAGACATTATCACTTGGTCATTTGGCTAATTAACCAAATGTTGTAGTGATCAGTCTATTCCCATTATTGGGGTTAT is a window of Shewanella donghaensis DNA encoding:
- a CDS encoding TonB-dependent receptor, which translates into the protein MKSRHQTSLLLGAKAVATALVFSSAPLHAADEKNEVCDKESGVECQSATSKEAIERIQIHGVKSSVYFYDTSGDKRRVADLVDTPQMITVLTQDQIQESGLTDLKDILSTQAGVTLGTGENGNAFGDRYIIRGHEARSDVFVDGLRDPGMTTRESFATEQVEITKGPSSTFAGRGSSGGAVNSVTKKASTAYNFGRVDAAVGTDDHTRFTVDYNVPLTEEVALRINGLIADEDKPGREGISSERNGAQLSLVYEATDDLSFIADGYYMKADDVADLGSYFDQDTRKPIEDIPVYAQDSDFLSSDVSTFTLRTEYEISDSLSFYNATRIGRTENGYITTGMSGTNRAASDLDAPGAETLTISTHQGRQDVEYWSTQFNLFWNTDILGMENKWVFGLEYTDESVDNGVYDIVNNNATNCIVDGRRGESGAYCIVDGNGDEVDNIDQLMGRTYSKGASDAIYNIETISAYFMDTVAITEEVELFFGFRQDSFDYTNDTSSSRNGDILYDYSDSMYNGHVGLVYSLTEAGNIYASYSTATNINGGESDLGASCGYGGLCGTPEQVLAADPELVENIELGTKWMLFDDSVMFSASIFQITKDDVMESVGDSYSTLGSLNTGKNRVEGIEIGMVGNITEALSIQLSASLMDSEILESFNEDYIGKKLSNFADESAYLQLRYEINDMFVIGGGYTYQGKMYGGQPDTAAGYDTENSRYSIEVPAYQVVSLFANYNATEDLTFRVNVGNVLDEEYWTAAYRSGSFMYLGDARNANLTATYEF
- a CDS encoding thioredoxin family protein, with amino-acid sequence MKIEILGSGCKKCSNLAADVEQVAHELSMEFTIEKVTDMAIILEYGVMSTPAIAIDGNVVAAGAVPSHAEIKQLLNQASKA
- a CDS encoding permease, with protein sequence MLIWFSVFADWLVYDLLRLSNQTQLGQAVHFFVEDTSKIFALLIVMIYVIGFLRASLNVERVRQYLAGKPKIIGYGLGAGFGAITPFCSCSSIPVFLGFTSAGIPIGITMAFLLTSPLINEVAILLLFSLLGLKVTLLYLLTGVTIGMLGGALLDLLKAERWLQPLAAKAYAMGQQHSPRETLAKQSQSTSITWQQRHQFAKSETSEIFSRVWKWVIIGVGLGAALHGFVPAGWLEANLGDGQWWTVPLAVLMGIPLYANATGVIPVLESLLLQGVPLGTTLAFCMSTVAASFPEFVMLKQVMQWKLLALLFSILLASFTLMGWILNLVGY
- a CDS encoding Fe2+-dependent dioxygenase is translated as MIVIEKILTAEEVSLFRQQLADAPWLDGKQTAMGMAASVKNNTQADANQDVVRQLANQLLAQIGHNPKVVSAALPHKIFPPCFNRYSETEEYGFHVDAAVMRVPGTADVIRSDMSMTTFLSEPDEYDGGELIISTEFGDQQIKLPAGYSVLYPSSSLHKVTAVTRGERIAAITWMQSMVADGSLRQNLYQLDQSIQSLINQGKTDREELNKLHNVYHNLIRQFTQL
- a CDS encoding YdcH family protein, with protein sequence MLNENHALIFDFPEFKQDIVDLTHKDEAFKNLSKQYHLLDYEIRQLEVAGSPTDDEHMHQLKVNRANMKDDLFHQLQAHKNESVA
- a CDS encoding ArsR/SmtB family transcription factor, which gives rise to MTEPDLNRLNARSTILKALAHPTRLWLLEQLQQQDLSVLELTRGVNADISTVSKHLSVLKQVGIISNRREGKQVFYSLETPCLLNMFSCVETVLEKNALAHAALVKPSSETSSRE